In a genomic window of Drosophila albomicans strain 15112-1751.03 chromosome 4, ASM965048v2, whole genome shotgun sequence:
- the LOC127565789 gene encoding uncharacterized protein LOC127565789: MSAERWRLTHSKLVDALFVRMENVPDSPMPTFEGTGWLNGVKILTCKDDPTLQWLQATVPKLDGLWKGAKLDVVDRNNIPSMPKAKVLFPIVVQGERALQLLKKQNPAIPTSEWSVLKVDEPLPSGGQHVIIQINKEAEDLLYKRNGKMAWGLGSVYLRLKKRHPNDQDTHTLRSGEVEADLGLESVTDATQNLSLTDKTEEVGEELTMQTGPPRVC; the protein is encoded by the coding sequence atgtctgcagagcggtggcggttgacccatagtaagctggtcgacgcactgtttgtcaGGATGGAGAATGTCCCAGACAGTCCAATGCCTACATTCGAAGGCACTGGCTGGCTGAATGGTGTCAAGATCCTGACATGCAAGGACGACCCAACATTGCAGTGGCTGCAAGCGACCGTACCCAAACTGGACGGGCTGTGGAAGGGGGccaagctggacgtggtggacaggaataatattccgtccatgccgaAGGCGAAAGTCCTTTTCCCAATAGTTGTTCAGGGAGAGCGGGCGCTTcagctgcttaaaaagcaaaacCCGGCCATACCGACGAGTGAGTGGTCCGTGCTGAAGGTTGATGAACCTTTACccagtggtgggcagcacgtgatcattcagatcaacaaggaggccgaggatctgctatacaagcgcaatgggaagatggcgtggggcttagggagcgtgtaccTTCGCCTCAAAAAACGTCATCCCAACGAccaggacacacacacgctgaggtCAGGGGAGGTTGAGGCAGATCTCGGTCTTGAGAGCGTGACCGACGCTACCCAGAACCTCAGCCTGACTGACAagacggaggaggtgggggaggaacTGACCATGCAGACGGGCCCCCCGCGAGTTTGCtaa